A genomic region of Colletes latitarsis isolate SP2378_abdomen chromosome 7, iyColLati1, whole genome shotgun sequence contains the following coding sequences:
- the LOC143344033 gene encoding uncharacterized protein LOC143344033 isoform X1, translating into MKIPSALTLLLLGFFAQYVNSIQSRCPVVRLQNGKVRGRAKGRIIRFSCYEGFTLVGSKYSTCFRGQWDTPTPVCVKDDCPAFPTPKHAQIEQQYNGAILIYFCEPGYALIGPSRIYCDGVHWNSTAPYCRDTSALAPTQCDFEKPDLCWWEQDPQHDFDWRRHNFETPSSHIGTGPTHDHTLGKGNDGYYLYIEASGRLVNDTARIISPIYNASYTEAGCFSFWYHMYGATIGILNVYFKAEKDNTPRLMFTKEGNQGNQWIHGTFNLPKAEKGFQIIIEGVRGNSYVSDIAIDDVAILQGDKCKNGNKSEHQAVTVSDDDQIEQVNAQLTCRGQCKNYFMYNLTSTEGCYCTLDCAEHSICCPDYAEYCVLASTEYGTAEVTEATTIIHNTTTITNTTQEYIGTVTPRANDGKFTYSTPKDEIDPVTAKQSTATTVVIPVTNVTRLKTSKTTRPTTPTVTTTKAVQTKETPFAQTTTKRYEPPEQQPADPSVSRQDPEKVHRGSAKFNLPGIIGVVVGTLTGALITLMATIIILRKRKTYKRSTNGSALSEDSDVRFLTSDEVLDFTLARPSDTDETKAVFSS; encoded by the exons ATGAAGATACCTTCGGCGCTGACTCTTCTTCTTCTTGGCTTCTTCGCGCAGTACGTCAACAGTATACAGT ccaGGTGTCCGGTGGTGAGGCTACAAAATGGAAAAGTTCGAGGAAGAGCCAAGGGAAGAATCATCAGATTTAGTTGTTACGAGGGTTTCACTCTCGTAGGGAGCAAATATTCCACTTGTTTTCGAGGCCAGTGGGATACACCTACGCCCGTATGCGTCA AGGATGATTGTCCTGCCTTCCCAACACCTAAACACGCCCAAATAGAACAGCAATACAATGGAGcgatattaatatatttttgtgAGCCTGGTTACGCATTGATTGGCCCGTCCCGAATTTACTGCGATGGAGTGCATTGGAACAGCACGGCGCCATATTGTCGAG acACGAGTGCGTTGGCTCCAACGCAGTGCGATTTCGAGAAACCAGACCTGTGTTGGTGGGAGCAGGACCCGCAGCATGATTTTGATTGGCGACGACACAATTTTGAGACACCGAGTTCTCACATCGGAACAGGCCCCACGCACGATCACACATTGGGAAAAGGAAACGATG GCTACTATTTGTACATCGAGGCTTCCGGTCGATTGGTGAACGACACGGCTAGAATCATCTCTCCTATCTATAACGCGTCGTATACGGAAGCAGGCTGTTTTTCCTTTTG GTACCACATGTATGGAGCCACAATAGGTATACTGAACGTGTATTTCAAGGCAGAGAAAGACAATACGCCTCGTCTGATGTTCACCAAAGAGGGCAATCAAGGGAATCAATGGATTCACGGTACTTTCAATcttcccaaagcagaaaagggtTTTCAG ATCATAATTGAGGGTGTACGGGGAAACAGTTACGTGAGCGATATTGCGATCGACGACGTCGCCATTTTACAAGGTGACAAGTGTAAAAATGGAAACAAATCGGAACACCAGGCTGTGACTGTGAGCGACGACG ACCAAATCGAGCAGGTGAACGCACAGCTGACTTGTCGTGGACAatgcaaaaattatttcatgTACAATTTAACATCCACCGAGGGTTGTTACTGTACCCTCGATTGTGCTGAACACTCTATTTGCTGCCCGGATTACGCGGAGTATTGCGTACTGG CTTCCACTGAATACGGAACTGCGGAGGTCACGGAAGCTACAACCATAATCCACAACACGACAACCATAACGAATACAACGCAAGAATACATAGGGACCGTCACGCCAAGAGCCAATGATGGTAAGTTTACGTACTCGACTCCGAAGGACGAGATCGACCCCGTTACGGCGAAGCAATCGACGGCTACCACCGTGGTCATCCCCGTCACTAACGTAACTAGGCTGAAAACGTCTAAAACAACTCGTCCAACTACGCCTACCGTGACAACTACGAAAGCGGTCCAAACAAAGGAGACGCCATTCGCGCAGACGACTACCAAGAGATACGAGCCACCGGAACAGCAACCCG CTGATCCGAGCGTGAGTCGACAAGATCCGGAGAAAGTGCATCGTGGCTCAGCGAAATTCAATCTGCCAGGAATTATCGGGGTGGTCGTCGGGACCCTGACAGGAGCATTGATCACACTGATGGCCACGATCATCATcttgagaaaaagaaaaacttacAAACGCAGCACGAACGGATCCGCGCTCTCCGAGGACAGCGACGTTCGGTTTCTGACGTCAGACGAGGTCTTGGACTTCACTCTGGCCAGACCCAGCGACACCGACGAGACGAAAGCGGTGTTTTCGTCGTAA
- the LOC143344033 gene encoding uncharacterized protein LOC143344033 isoform X2, giving the protein MKIPSALTLLLLGFFAQYVNSIQSRCPVVRLQNGKVRGRAKGRIIRFSCYEGFTLVGSKYSTCFRGQWDTPTPVCVKDDCPAFPTPKHAQIEQQYNGAILIYFCEPGYALIGPSRIYCDGVHWNSTAPYCRDTSALAPTQCDFEKPDLCWWEQDPQHDFDWRRHNFETPSSHIGTGPTHDHTLGKGNDGYYLYIEASGRLVNDTARIISPIYNASYTEAGCFSFWYHMYGATIGILNVYFKAEKDNTPRLMFTKEGNQGNQWIHGTFNLPKAEKGFQIIIEGVRGNSYVSDIAIDDVAILQGDKCKNGNKSEHQAVTVSDDDQIEQVNAQLTCRGQCKNYFMYNLTSTEGCYCTLDCAEHSICCPDYAEYCVLASTEYGTAEVTEATTIIHNTTTITNTTQEYIGTVTPRANDADPSVSRQDPEKVHRGSAKFNLPGIIGVVVGTLTGALITLMATIIILRKRKTYKRSTNGSALSEDSDVRFLTSDEVLDFTLARPSDTDETKAVFSS; this is encoded by the exons ATGAAGATACCTTCGGCGCTGACTCTTCTTCTTCTTGGCTTCTTCGCGCAGTACGTCAACAGTATACAGT ccaGGTGTCCGGTGGTGAGGCTACAAAATGGAAAAGTTCGAGGAAGAGCCAAGGGAAGAATCATCAGATTTAGTTGTTACGAGGGTTTCACTCTCGTAGGGAGCAAATATTCCACTTGTTTTCGAGGCCAGTGGGATACACCTACGCCCGTATGCGTCA AGGATGATTGTCCTGCCTTCCCAACACCTAAACACGCCCAAATAGAACAGCAATACAATGGAGcgatattaatatatttttgtgAGCCTGGTTACGCATTGATTGGCCCGTCCCGAATTTACTGCGATGGAGTGCATTGGAACAGCACGGCGCCATATTGTCGAG acACGAGTGCGTTGGCTCCAACGCAGTGCGATTTCGAGAAACCAGACCTGTGTTGGTGGGAGCAGGACCCGCAGCATGATTTTGATTGGCGACGACACAATTTTGAGACACCGAGTTCTCACATCGGAACAGGCCCCACGCACGATCACACATTGGGAAAAGGAAACGATG GCTACTATTTGTACATCGAGGCTTCCGGTCGATTGGTGAACGACACGGCTAGAATCATCTCTCCTATCTATAACGCGTCGTATACGGAAGCAGGCTGTTTTTCCTTTTG GTACCACATGTATGGAGCCACAATAGGTATACTGAACGTGTATTTCAAGGCAGAGAAAGACAATACGCCTCGTCTGATGTTCACCAAAGAGGGCAATCAAGGGAATCAATGGATTCACGGTACTTTCAATcttcccaaagcagaaaagggtTTTCAG ATCATAATTGAGGGTGTACGGGGAAACAGTTACGTGAGCGATATTGCGATCGACGACGTCGCCATTTTACAAGGTGACAAGTGTAAAAATGGAAACAAATCGGAACACCAGGCTGTGACTGTGAGCGACGACG ACCAAATCGAGCAGGTGAACGCACAGCTGACTTGTCGTGGACAatgcaaaaattatttcatgTACAATTTAACATCCACCGAGGGTTGTTACTGTACCCTCGATTGTGCTGAACACTCTATTTGCTGCCCGGATTACGCGGAGTATTGCGTACTGG CTTCCACTGAATACGGAACTGCGGAGGTCACGGAAGCTACAACCATAATCCACAACACGACAACCATAACGAATACAACGCAAGAATACATAGGGACCGTCACGCCAAGAGCCAATGATG CTGATCCGAGCGTGAGTCGACAAGATCCGGAGAAAGTGCATCGTGGCTCAGCGAAATTCAATCTGCCAGGAATTATCGGGGTGGTCGTCGGGACCCTGACAGGAGCATTGATCACACTGATGGCCACGATCATCATcttgagaaaaagaaaaacttacAAACGCAGCACGAACGGATCCGCGCTCTCCGAGGACAGCGACGTTCGGTTTCTGACGTCAGACGAGGTCTTGGACTTCACTCTGGCCAGACCCAGCGACACCGACGAGACGAAAGCGGTGTTTTCGTCGTAA